AAGAGTTACCTGATTAACCGAACAAATTTTGGGACTTGAAGATGGAGCTGATCTTGCAACAAATTGCCCGATAGAAAATGCTGGTTGCCTGGGTTGAGGGAGTGTTATGGTATCACTTCCCAACATAACAACAACAGACGACACAGTAGGTCTCTCTGCTGGGTCGTCTTGCACACACAACAGTCCAATGTGGATGCACTTTAGCACCTCAGCAGCCACACTTGAATTCACAAGTGACGGGTCCATCAATTCCAATCCGTCACCTTTAGACCACAATTTCCATGCCTGAAATGATATTGGAGTCCAAATGTTCAATTATATATGATAATGTTACTATTCTTTCATTCGAGGGAAAGACAAGGATAGGAATGTACATAAGTGATGAGGCTTTCACCCTCTTCAGAAATATAAAACCGACTGCTCCTTTTCCCGCTAATCATCTCTAATAGGagaactccaaaactgaaaatatcTGATTTTACTGAAAAAAATCCTTCCATAGCATACTCTGGAGACATATATCCACTGTTTGAATTCATGAAAAACTAGATAAAATTAGTAaggaattaaatttataaaagttTTCTTCATCATTAATTAGAATATATCTGAAGAAGGAAGGATTGCATAAGGAAAATTTTGTTCATGCTTACTATGTTCCAACAATTCTATTTGTACTGTTGTTGTCATTTCCTTGGAAAATCCTTGCCATTCCAAAGTCTGATATCTTGGGGTTCATCTCATAATCAAGCAAAACATTACTAGCTTTTAAATCCCGGTGAATAATTCTAAGTCGAGAATCTTCATGCAGATACAAGAGACCCTTGGCAACCCCATTGATGATGCCAAGGCGTCTTTGCCAATCAAGATGTAAACCCATGTTTGAATCTGAGAAGCATGAATGCACATAGAATTCAAATCAGCAAGCACCTTTTCTACCCTTCATTAATTTCCAGTATATTATAGCAGGTAATATAGAGTATAAGAATCAAACCAAAAATAAAGAAATCGAGGCTTTTGTTGGGCATGTACTCATAGATAAGCAACTTCTCAGTTTTTTCTAGGCAACATCCTAGGAGCCTGACTAGATTTCTGTGTTGTAATCTGGCGATTAAAGTGACTTCATTCATGAATTCCTGTAGTCCTTGACCAGAAGTTGCTGAGAGCCTCTTAACTGCAACTTCTTTGCCATCTTCTAATGTGCCCTGAAAGCATCTTTCAATTAATATTGCAAAGTAAAAAGGAAGTTGTATATCTGTGGAAATTCTCATCCTTCTCTGTGGAAGAATTGGAGATAGTGGCCTTATAAACTCTGGACATTAGCTGTGTGATTATCGGCTAGATGCATTAATAGTCGATTTAATAACCATGCTTACCTTGTAAACAGGGCCAAACCCGCCTTCTCCAAGTTTGGCTTCATCAGAAAAATGTTTCGTTGCCTCATATATGATATTGAACGGTATCATAGGAAAATCCTGAGAGTTCATTGCCATCTCTTCTTCTCGAGTAATTTTACTTAAAGGGTCAGATCCAATTCTTCCTATTCCCAAGTCAAGTAATTGAACCTCTTGGCTAATTTCTTTGTCCTCTGCAGTAAAGAGTTTTTTAATATAAAAGAAAGGCAATACAATCGTTATGATATCCTGTTAGCTGGAAAGAATTTCCACataccattttgaagaatcttccTTCTCCATATGGTATAAATGCTGGAACTGAACAGCATTAACACTACAATCGCTGCAGAAGTACTTGCAATGACTTTAATCTGAGTTTTTTTGCCTCCTTTCCCTTCTGAAATGAACATTTTTGGCTTTTTAATATCATAGTTTAAGATATGGAAACTGAATTAAAAAGGATGAAGATAATTACTCACTTCCTCTTTATTTTTCAACTTTACCTTCAGGTCTTGTTATTGAACCTGGAACTGGAGGAGGAGGAGGGAAGACAAGTCCTCCCGGGACAACAGTTGAATTATAATTAGGATAAATCTCACGCGAAAATCCGGTTTCGTTATAAAATGGATATAGTTCATACTGAATATTACAGCTCGGAGACAAGATTCTTGCTCCTTGCTTTCCACTACAACAACTTGGAATATTTGAGATAGCACTCTGAAGACATTCATAACAGTTTGCGGCAGATAGGTCCGGTGTGCACTGGGAGAGGGTGTACAGTTTGTGAAACCCAAAATTCGTTTCTTTGACTGCAAATTTTTTAGCACCCGATGGAGCATTTGCAGCCTCATTTGCTATTTCACCCATGGTTTTCGCCAGTAGCTCGTTAAAACGCTCCATGTCTGTGACATTCTGTGTATTCCACATAAAGAAAGCAGGGTTTAGTGCCAAGATGGACACGATACGTTGACTTGAATAACGCAGGAAGCAGTTGTCATACCATAACATGGCCTCTTTTCCAATCGGACATTGTCCAACGATGTCCTTTGTCGCATTGGTGACACAATTTTGGCAGATGTCGGTGCTAATATCGCCGAAGCATAAATAGAGGCCATAGACAACATCTGATTCACTCCCAGAAGATGAGGCATAGAACCCATTGACACTTGATGCGGACGACGACGAAAGTTGAGAGAGGAGAGTATTAAGATTGGTCTGGTAGGTGCTGTTTCTGGTGAAAGTGGCTGCGTCTGAGCAAATAATAGGGAAAGAACTGGGCTGTGCTTCAGAGGTAATGGTAACGCCAACCAAGATTAAGGGAAGGATTAAGGAAAATTTGACAGGCATCATTTGGTGGATCAAATGAGGGAGGCTTGGTGCAGGGGAGATTTCTCAAAGCAAGTCAATAAACTAATGCCAGTGAAGTGGGAGAGAGTAGAAACGTCAGAGCGGAATATAAGGATGATCCCAGTGGAAAATTTAGAAATATAAATCCTAGAAGGGAGACGAGAAAGACGACTAATGGATGTGAAATTAATCTAGTTTTACCAATGGTAGCTGTATACTTTACTGTAATCTTTTAATTAGGTTGATGGCATGTGCTGTCTTCATATCGGAAGAGTTTCTCATcacctaaatttttttattatttaaaaaataaaaaataaaaactttgacATAGATAGTGATAGAACTTAAGGCTAATGAGATCTTATCTAACGGAAGACAAATAGGAAAAATCTGGAGCTACTCGGAATTAATTAAGAGACTCTAGATTttattttcattcatttagttatatttatttgtttttataattgaggaaatttttttttatttaaatctcgttcataagaaataaaatatataatagaatatatctataaatatataattatatatattttaattttttatatttgtttatttgaaaaaataaaagCGACAAAACTAGCGTAGACTTAGTCGTGCTCagctaaaaagaaaaaaaaaagcctaaCTTAACGTATGAGTTCTTCCAATTTTGAAAGCAAAGACTTTCTTGGTTCATTGGCTAATGTCAAAACTATAGTGgtctttataattaattattaacatAGTTTTTTATTTGtacaaattataaaaataaattacgtattattatttttctttgaatatatatagataattttaatcatttataaaaataaaattaatttatatttagtaattaatataatattaaaattttaaattttttatattcagGCAGAGGTTCTAGACCTTTGAAGTTAAATTTTAGAGGAGAGCAAATCgattaattgaaaaaaatatagCCGATAGTTGGAAGAACGAGAGATAGAAAATAATGAAAACATACATAACCAGACTTTCTAATTGACATGCAACTCACGGCTAATCTAATTGAAATTTCTACGAAGCTGGCAAGAGTTGGACTTAATGGCAACAAGCAACTCATAAAGAAAACGCAAGCTAGTTCGGTGAGAATTATctttataaaagaaaaacaaaactaATATTATATGAATTTAGTGGACCTGTTGATGTATTTAAAAAAGCCAATGAAAATAAATGTATTTAATATTCTTTAATTATAAGAACTTTAAgatgacaaaataattttttaaataaaattttcaatattattAAGGTCACAACTCAATGAGTCCGAGCTATGCTGCTTCTGGGATTATTTCTAGCCTGTACACTTTTTTTTCAGTGGAGTAGGGTGTAATTGGGCTAAACCGCTTGAAAACTATTCGAGATTCGTTTCGATAAAAGtttaactcaattcaattcaataaaagttcaactcaattcaattcgttTAGAAAATTAGCTGAGAGTTCAATTTTTAGGCTCGTTTAATAAGCATATCAAGCTAAAACTTTATAATGTTTGGCTTGTTAAGACTCGCAAATTTATGAATcggttaaaaatatttatattaattattatgtttgattatattataaatatagattatcttatatataaatattgtaaaaataatatattatttataattaatatatatatataatatttattaaatatagttatttgtaattaaaatttatttttttacaaaaattaaattttcttatatGAAAGTTAATCAAAATTATGGAGTTTAAATTTCATACCTCTAAATTTAAAACTAATTATGTAAATGAGTCGAGTTATTCATAAATAGCTTAAGAGTTAGTTTGATAAAAAGTTTGATTTGACTTAAATAATTTAGAATTCATTTTCTAAACGAGGCCAATTTAAGCTTATGGATATTTAACTCTGCTCGGTTCATTTACACCATCGGCAAGGGAGTACTAGGTTCACCGTAGAGGAAGGAAGATGCCAATGAATTCACAATGGAAGAAGGTGTTGCtgagtataaattattttgatataaaaataagtaaaattgaTAAATCAatactaaaaatcaaattgaatagattaaaattcaattgaatgtgctaaaagttaattataaaaaattaaattgaaaattaggAAAAGATATCTTTTCcatttaaagaaaattaagaaaTCACTTACTCTACTTTCTCTCAAACAAAATAAGAGGAAATTAGGAAAACCTAAAACATTTTCCTCAATCATGGAGATGAATTTAATAGAAatgtgtaaaattaaaaaaaaaaaataaattcttgCTCGAATTAGATGATAACCTCGAATCTAGCATATTAAGGCAACTCAAATCAGCATCCGAGACAAATGAAGAGACTGGAATCCCATTAAGCCAGACCCAAGGCTCACACAATCGTTACCCAACAACAACCCGTTAGTGGTCCATCCATATTCAGGCTGACCCAACTCCAGTGGTGCAGCGATTTCAGTGTCGAAAATCTTGGTAGATTTATTGTTGTGTTCTTAATGGCTTTTGCTCAAGAAAGGCTCCGATCCTTGTGATCGCTGttgttggtggtggtggtgttagcGGCGGTAGTGATGGCGTTAGCCATTTTGAAAGAAACAGAGAGCCAAGGGCAGAGGAGAGAATGGCGTGCTCAACTTGTAAGTTACCGgtcggattttttttttttttttttttaaaccaaattaattgaatatattaaaattaaaaaaataaaatcgaattaaattaaactatttaataaatttaaacaaatttttaaatttgatggATTTatttaatagtttaatttaaattgaatagTTCTCACTTTTaaataaaaagagagaaaaaataatgagattatgattaaaaatttagtttcttaattaaaaagttaaaaaaaatttctattaggagattcatttttaattttagacATTATATAGATGTAAACAACagcattaatattttattaatatggaAAAAGAattataaatcacaaatagatttcaaattagtaaaaataatattttattaaatcatAAAATATGTTTCATATCATATCTGATAGGAAGTTGATATAATTTTTGAATAATAATTAGATTAAAATTATtgtgtaaaagaaaaaaaatataaccaTATCTaagtatgggcatatgttggctaaAACAAGCAATGTTTCAAGAAGAGCTTGCTGTTGAATTTGAGAGTGGAGCAAAGAGAAAAAGTGAGCTGCTGAGAAAGGAGTTTTAAGCTaccaaaataaagaaaaaaaaattcttgtTTTAAATATAACTGGTTATATATCctctattttaatatataaatatgtttTTCTCTTCATCTCTGTCTTTTTTATATTGTGTTTGAGAGAGTTTTATTTTGTCTTCAATGAAATACAAATTTTGCTCATCTCCTCTGTTTTTCCAACATTTAgatcaattttatatatatatatatatatatatataaagtgtaTAAAGAGAATATGTGAGAAAGTATTGCTAGAATCCTCTTTAAGAAATTTCTATCGGCTTTCGAATATGAATGTGCTCTGCAAACTAGCCCCCAAGCtacaattttaaatatatatattacaagaaTTATGTAAAGTATTGAATAAGTTTGCTGAATAACAACAAATGATGCATTTGAAAAGAGTTACTAAATCACAATCAGCGCGGTGATATATTTGAAAGAGTTACCTGATTAACAGAACAAATTTTGGGACTTGAAAATGGAGCTAATCTTGCAACAAATTGCCCAACAGAAAATACTGGTTGTCTGGGTTGAGGAAGTGTCAAGGTATCACTTCCCAGCATAACAACAACAGATGACATAGTAGGTCTCTCTGCTGGGTCGTCTTGCACACACAACAATCCAATGTGGATGCACTTTAGCACCTCAGCTACCACACTTGAATTTACAAGTGATGGGTCCATCAATTCCAATCCTTCACCTTTAGACCACAATTTCCATGCCTGAAAAGATATGGAATTCCAAAAGTTCAATTACAAATGATAATATTAGTATCCTTTCATTCAAGAGAAAGAAAGGGGTAGGAACATACGTAAGTGAGGAGGCTTTCACCCTCTTCAGAAAGATAAAATCGGTTGTTCCTTCTCCCGCTGATCATCTCTAGCAGGagaactccaaaactgaaaacatCCGATTTTACTGAGAATAATCCTTCCATAGCATACTCTGGAGACATATATCCACTGTTTGAATTCAAGGGAAACTAAATAAAATTAGCTAGCAAGTagcaatttaatttgtgaaagttATGTTCATCATTTAGAATATATTTGAAGAACAAAGGTTTAGAGAAGGAAAGTTATGTTCATAATTACATAGTTCCAACAATTCTATTTGTACTGTTGTTGTCATTTCCTCCAAAAATCCTTGCCAATCCAAAGTCTGATATCTTCGGGTTCATCCCGTAATCGAGCAAAACATTACTAGCTTTCAAATCTCGGTGAATAATTCTAAGTCGAGAATCTTCATGCAGATACAAGAGACCCCTAGCAACCCCACTGATGATGCCAAGGCGTTTTTGCCAATCAAGATGTAAACCTAGGCTTGAATCTGAGAAGCATGCATGCACACAGAACTCAAATCAGCAAAGTACATTTTCTACCTCTCGTTTCCTGTAGATGATAACAGGTAGTATATAGTTAAAGAATCAAACCAAAAAGAAAGGCATCGAGGCTTTTGTTGGGCATGTACTCATAGATGAGcaacttttcatttttttctaGGCAACATCCTAACAGCCTGACAAGATTTCTGTGCTGTAATCTGGCAATTAAAGTGACTTCATTCATGAATTCTTGTAGTCCTTGACCAGAAGTTTTTGAGAGCCTCTTAATTGCAAATTCTTTGCCATCTTCTAATGTGCCCTGGAAGCATTTTTTCAATTAATATTGCACTGTAAAAACGAAGATGTATGTCTACCgatattttcatttttctttgtggaAGTATGGGAATTTGGAGCTAGCGATCTGACAAGCTCCGTGCATTTGTTGTGTGATTTTCTGCTAGATgcaataatggtcaattaataaCCATGCTTACCTTGTAAACTGGACCAAACCCGCCTTCTCCAAGTTTAGCTTCATCAGAAAAATGTTTCGTTGCCTCATATATGATATTGAACGGTATCAGAGGAAAATCCTGAGAGTTCATTGGCATCTCTTCTCGAGTAATTTTACTTAAATGATCAACTCCAAGTCTTCCTATTCCCAAGTTGAGTAATTGAACCTCTTGGCTAATTTCTTTCTTCTCTGCTGCAAAGAGTTTGTTAATATAAAAGAAAGGTAATATAATCGTTGTGATATCCTGCTAGGTTGAAGGAATTTCGCCATACCTTTTTTTAGAAACTTCCTTTTCCATGTGGTATAAATAAAGGAACCGAAGAGCACTAGGACTACAACCGCTGAAGAAGTACTTGCAATGACTTTAATCTGAGTTGTTTTGCCTCCTGAAATGAACATTTTTGGCATCGTaatatcataatttaaaatatagaaacGGAATTAAAAAGGATGATGACGATAATGACGCTAATTactaatatattatttttcatttcctCTTCATTTTTCAACTGTTTACCTTTAGTTCTTGTTATTGAACCTGGAGGTATTTCATCGGGAGGAGGAGGACGAGGGTAAGCCGGGACCACAGTTGTATTATAAGTTGGATAAACCTCCCGATTAAATCCGGTTGCGTTATAAAATGGATAAATATCATATCCAATGTGACAGCTCGGAGATAAGATCCTTCCTCCTTGCTTTCCACTACAACAGTTTGGCAATTTTGCGATAACTATCTGGAGACACTGAAGACAACACTGAAGACAAAAGACGTCAGATAGATCCGGTGAGCACTGCGCGAGGGTGTACAGGTTTTGAAACGTGGTAAAATTCGTTTCTTTGACAGCCAATATTTTACGTCGTAATGGGGCACCTGCAACTGAAGCAGCTGCAGCTGCAGCCTCCTCTGCTGTTTCGTTCATGGTTTTCTCCAATAGCTCGTTAAAAAGTTCTTGGTCTGTGACATTCTGTGTATTCCACATATATATCATCGGGTCCGGTACCCTGACGGGTAAGATAGGTTGATTTGAATAACGCAGGAAGCAATCAGCATACCATATCATGGCCTCGTTCTCGATAGGACATAGTTGGACGATTTCCCCTACCGCCAAGGTGACACATTCTTGGCATATGTCCGTGCTAAGATTGCCAAAACATAGGGAGAGGCCGTGGGCATCATTTGGGTAACTCCCAGAAGAGGAGGTAGAGAACCCAGTGAGGGCATCGGGCAACGAAAGTTGAGAGAGGAGATTTTTAAGATTGGCCTGGTAGGTGCTGCTTGTGGCGAAAGTGGCTGTGTTTGAGCAAATATGACGGAGATATGTGGGACGCGCTTCAGAGGTAATAGTAACGCGAAGCAAGATTAAGGAAAAGACTATGGAAATTTTAATTGGGATCATTTGGTGGATCAAATTATTTTGCTCGACaaagatgattaaaaaaaatagaaagaaaaacTATTTTGCTATTTCCCCACCTTTCTTTctgagaaaaaaaagaaaaagatcatCATAATTAACATATGTATGCATAAGACTGTTATTTGGAAAAATGCAAATACAGGAAAGACTTCTCAAGTCAAATCAAGCGAAATTATCATCCGATCGACTATTGAGGTGGGAAAGAAAGTAGGAACTGCTGACTTTTCTAAAATACTAGAAAATTGAAAAATCTAAAGACTAGAAGGGAGACGGAAAAGACAACTAATTAGGAGAGAGAGACGAAAGGGAGTGGGGGGAGGCGACTTGGTATTAATCAAGAGAATccagattttatttttattataatatttagttATATTTAATTGTTTTTACAATGACGGTTGTAAAATAATTCATAATAAATCATAACGGTTATAAATATAGTATGAatcataaatataaaatttaactatCACTCTAATAATAAATCTTGAATAAGTAAATTTTAGATCTAGAAAATATATCTAATACAGAGTTTAATAGATCTACGGCAATAATTGAAAAagactttttaattttataaattgattTCTCCCTTCTGACCCTTCTTGATTTACATACAAAACTTTAGTGATAAAAGACTTTCTTGAGATGACTAATATTTCTAactttatgaaagagaatgtATGTGATCTTATGGGTAGAGAGATGACCAATCTATATATATCTTTAAGATTTAATCTGATacgtccatcaaatatcattatataattaatttaatttaattaaaataaatatcaattaatatcatGCCATATCGAAGAAATTGATTTTAACTGATACAATAATTAATACTACCGGTCAAAATCTTACAACTGTATCATGAATTATTTTGCATTTCTATATAAAAGAAAATTGACAATGCCTGGCTACTTGATATATTCAGTTCAAGAAGAATACCAACTTAAAGTATGACTTCTTTCCCTTTTGAATGCAGATTTTTCAGCTCATTCAGGGAAAGGGAGGAGCTAattcaaaaacaatttaaaaaaatgaaataatttaagttttttttttaaaatttatttaatagagATTTAACgggttaaataataattagtgagCTACATATTGACTGATagtctttttatttaattattttttcaccATAAATATAATTAATCTCAAGATAAACAGATAGAAAAACTCAAAGTCAAGACTTTCATTTCTtacactttaaaaataaaaaaaaaattagacaaaAATCTAAATCATTATAATTACATTATATTTCATtatgtattattttttctttttcaataatGCTTCACGGCAGATCAATAGGGCCGGGGTATAATAGTATTTTTGACGTTTtacttatatttattaaaattgtatTAACTAAATGTTCTAATGTAATTACATTAATAACCTTTAGTTTGGGGAAAGATAATATTTGAAGCATTTAATCAAAATGCTTGTTTTCAATGCAGTATATTTCCAATGAAAcaactttttaaaatttattgcctattattttttatttcattaattaattcataatatATCCATGAAAACCgataacaaataataataataataataataataataataataaataaaatcatgATTTTTGTCCTAATTTCTTGTAGCATTATGTAaatatttgcttttttttttctttttcttttgaaagatgatgttatatatatatatatccctacTATATGGTACAATTTAATAAATGCTATCAAATTTCACTCAATAAGACAATAACATGTTTGtagttataataaaaattaaaaaaatataaattatcatatttaaaatattgatttactaATAGTGTACATTTTTTTCTTAAATAtaatattgaattaaatatgaaatagCGTATGGATTAAATCATATGTTTAAATTATTTGTGCTATGCAAATTATAGTTTCATATGATTAGTATATAACACTATAATACATGTTAGATCTTTCATTAATTGCTCATTATAATTCAAttagtatttaaattaattatgaagtatattataatttaatgtgATATGTACACCTTAACATTGTATAATTAGTACATTGCGCTATAATATATACGCTAAATCTTTCATCAATTgcacattttaattaaattagtaCTTAAATCAATTgtgaaatatattataattaaatgtatcatgtatatcTTATCTCCGTATAATTAGTACATGTCCCTGTAATATGTGATACATTTGTAATTATTTGCTTATTATAATTCAATTAGTATACTTAAatcaattattaaatatattacaattaAATTTACTATGCATACATTAACTCCATATAATTAGCACATAACATTATAATATATTCTTCATTTTTCATTAATTGCTCCTCATAATTCAATTGATACTTAAATCAATTTTGaaacatattataattaaatatgctATGTGTGCTTTATATAATAAGTACATAACACTAGATGTTTTATTAATTGCttcttaattatatttcattaaattatacaataattatatatataattgattcatATTATTTAACTAGAGATTAAATAGTAGTTGAATTCAACCATATAACTATTCAATTGCTCAATATCAataaaaaaggagagaaaataatgTAAAGATGTTTAATTGATTGGGTGATatttaaatgttaaaattttCCATGCAATGGT
The sequence above is a segment of the Hevea brasiliensis isolate MT/VB/25A 57/8 chromosome 11, ASM3005281v1, whole genome shotgun sequence genome. Coding sequences within it:
- the LOC110652961 gene encoding cysteine-rich receptor-like protein kinase 10 isoform X3, whose amino-acid sequence is MMPVKFSLILPLILVGVTITSEAQPSSFPIICSDAATFTRNSTYQTNLNTLLSQLSSSSASSVNGFYASSSGSESDVVYGLYLCFGDISTDICQNCVTNATKDIVGQCPIGKEAMLWYDNCFLRYSSQRIVSILALNPAFFMWNTQNVTDMERFNELLAKTMGEIANEAANAPSGAKKFAVKETNFGFHKLYTLSQCTPDLSAANCYECLQSAISNIPSCCSGKQGARILSPSCNIQYELYPFYNETGFSREIYPNYNSTVVPGGLVFPPPPPVPGSITRPEEGKGGKKTQIKVIASTSAAIVVLMLFSSSIYTIWRRKILQNEDKEISQEVQLLDLGIGRIGSDPLSKITREEEMAMNSQDFPMIPFNIIYEATKHFSDEAKLGEGGFGPVYKGTLEDGKEVAVKRLSATSGQGLQEFMNEVTLIARLQHRNLVRLLGCCLEKTEKLLIYEYMPNKSLDFFIFDSNMGLHLDWQRRLGIINGVAKGLLYLHEDSRLRIIHRDLKASNVLLDYEMNPKISDFGMARIFQGNDNNSTNRIVGTYGYMSPEYAMEGFFSVKSDIFSFGVLLLEMISGKRSSRFYISEEGESLITYAWKLWSKGDGLELMDPSLVNSSVAAEVLKCIHIGLLCVQDDPAERPTVSSVVVMLGSDTITLPQPRQPAFSIGQFVARSAPSSSPKICSVNQVTLSNVSPR
- the LOC110652961 gene encoding cysteine-rich receptor-like protein kinase 15 isoform X5 — encoded protein: MMPVKFSLILPLILVGVTITSEAQPSSFPIICSDAATFTRNSTYQTNLNTLLSQLSSSSASSVNGFYASSSGSESDVVYGLYLCFGDISTDICQNCVTNATKDIVGQCPIGKEAMLWYDNCFLRYSSQRIVSILALNPAFFMWNTQNVTDMERFNELLAKTMGEIANEAANAPSGAKKFAVKETNFGFHKLYTLSQCTPDLSAANCYECLQSAISNIPSCCSGKQGARILSPSCNIQYELYPFYNETGFSREIYPNYNSTVVPGGLVFPPPPPVPGSITRPEGKGGKKTQIKVIASTSAAIVVLMLFSSSIYTIWRRKILQNEDKEISQEVQLLDLGIGRIGSDPLSKITREEEMAMNSQDFPMIPFNIIYEATKHFSDEAKLGEGGFGPVYKGTLEDGKEVAVKRLSATSGQGLQEFMNEVTLIARLQHRNLVRLLGCCLEKTEKLLIYEYMPNKSLDFFIFDSNMGLHLDWQRRLGIINGVAKGLLYLHEDSRLRIIHRDLKASNVLLDYEMNPKISDFGMARIFQGNDNNSTNRIVGTYGYMSPEYAMEGFFSVKSDIFSFGVLLLEMISGKRSSRFYISEEGESLITYAWKLWSKGDGLELMDPSLVNSSVAAEVLKCIHIGLLCVQDDPAERPTVSSVVVMLGSDTITLPQPRQPAFSIGQFVARSAPSSSPKICSVNQVTLSNVSPR
- the LOC110652961 gene encoding cysteine-rich receptor-like protein kinase 25 isoform X8, encoding MMPVKFSLILPLILVGVTITSEAQPSSFPIICSDAATFTRNSTYQTNLNTLLSQLSSSSASSVNGFYASSSGSESDVVYGLYLCFGDISTDICQNCVTNATKDIVGQCPIGKEAMLWYDNCFLRYSSQRIVSILALNPAFFMWNTQNVTDMERFNELLAKTMGEIANEAANAPSGAKKFAVKETNFGFHKLYTLSQCTPDLSAANCYECLQSAISNIPSCCSGKQGARILSPSCNIQYELYPFYNETGFSREIYPNYNSTVVPGGLVFPPPPPVPGSITRPEEGKGGKKTQIKVIASTSAAIVVLMLFSSSIYTIWRRKILQNEDKEISQEVQLLDLGIGRIGSDPLSKITREEEMAMNSQDFPMIPFNIIYEATKHFSDEAKLGEGGFGPVYKGTLEDGKEVAVKRLSATSGQGLQEFMNEVTLIARLQHRNLVRLLGCCLEKTEKLLIYEYMPNKSLDFFIFDSNMGLHLDWQRRLGIINGVAKGLLYLHEDSRLRIIHRDLKASNVLLDYEMNPKISDFGMARIFQGNDNNSTNRIVGTYFS
- the LOC110652961 gene encoding cysteine-rich receptor-like protein kinase 25 isoform X4; the protein is MMPVKFSLILPLILVGVTITSEAQPSSFPIICSDAATFTRNSTYQTNLNTLLSQLSSSSASSVNGFYASSSGSESDVVYGLYLCFGDISTDICQNCVTNATKDIVGQCPIGKEAMLWYDNCFLRYSSQRIVSILALNPAFFMWNTQNVTDMERFNELLAKTMGEIANEAANAPSGAKKFAVKETNFGFHKLYTLSQCTPDLSAANCYECLQSAISNIPSCCSGKQGARILSPSCNIQYELYPFYNETGFSREIYPNYNSTVVPGGLVFPPPPPVPGSITRPEEGKGGKKTQIKVIASTSAAIVVLMLFSSSIYTIWRRKILQNEDKEISQEVQLLDLGIGRIGSDPLSKITREEEMAMNSQDFPMIPFNIIYEATKHFSDEAKLGEGGFGPVYKGTLEDGKEVAVKRLSATSGQGLQEFMNEVTLIARLQHRNLVRLLGCCLEKTEKLLIYEYMPNKSLDFFIFDSNMGLHLDWQRRLGIINGVAKGLLYLHEDSRLRIIHRDLKASNVLLDYEMNPKISDFGMARIFQGNDNNSTNRIVGTYGYMSPEYAMEGLFSVKSDVFSFGVLLLEMISGRRNSRFYISEEGESLITYAWKLWSKSEGLELMDQSLTRSSVAAEVLKCIHIGLLCVQDDPAERPTMSSVVVMLASDTLTLPQPKQPAFSIWQFVAGPAPFSSPKICSVNQLTLSNVLPR
- the LOC110652961 gene encoding cysteine-rich receptor-like protein kinase 44 isoform X7, translated to MSDWKRGHVMNVTDMERFNELLAKTMGEIANEAANAPSGAKKFAVKETNFGFHKLYTLSQCTPDLSAANCYECLQSAISNIPSCCSGKQGARILSPSCNIQYELYPFYNETGFSREIYPNYNSTVVPGGLVFPPPPPVPGSITRPEEGKGGKKTQIKVIASTSAAIVVLMLFSSSIYTIWRRKILQNEDKEISQEVQLLDLGIGRIGSDPLSKITREEEMAMNSQDFPMIPFNIIYEATKHFSDEAKLGEGGFGPVYKGTLEDGKEVAVKRLSATSGQGLQEFMNEVTLIARLQHRNLVRLLGCCLEKTEKLLIYEYMPNKSLDFFIFDSNMGLHLDWQRRLGIINGVAKGLLYLHEDSRLRIIHRDLKASNVLLDYEMNPKISDFGMARIFQGNDNNSTNRIVGTYGYMSPEYAMEGFFSVKSDIFSFGVLLLEMISGKRSSRFYISEEGESLITYAWKLWSKGDGLELMDPSLVNSSVAAEVLKCIHIGLLCVQDDPAERPTVSSVVVMLGSDTITLPQPRQPAFSIGQFVARSAPSSSPKICSVNQVTLSNVSPR